In Flavobacteriales bacterium, the genomic stretch TCACCGTAAAGGTTCCAGCGGAAATAGACGGGACGATCGATCTGCAGCTCTTGGATGTGGCTGGAAATCTGGTTGAGAGCCGCACCATTGCAGCCGGCATCACCTCCTTGAACGTCTCATCACTTTCAAGTGGAGTTTATGTGCTGCAGATGCGTTCTGAGAAAGGCATTTACAACCGCAGATTGGTGGTGGAGTAGCACTTTCCAAGAAACATTCAAAGCCCCGTTTGATCGTTCAGACGGGGCTTTTTTCGTTTCAGCATCAGAGCTATTTCCGCTTGTTGTTGTACTCCACCAGTTGGTTGAGGTAATCCAACTGCAGGTCCTGAATTTCAAGCAATCGTTTGTTCTGATGAATGATCATGTGATCGATCTTCTCGTTCAGCAAACGAATTTCGAGTTCTGCTTTCAGGTTCACTTTGAAGTCGTGTTCGCTGCGCATGCGGTCTTTCTGTTCCTGCCGGTTCTGGCTCATCATAATAATAGGCGCCTGTATGGCCGCAAGGCACGAAAGGATGAGGTTGAGCAGAATGAACGGATATGGGTCGAACGCCTTGGAGGCGAGGAATAACACATTGATTATCATCCAAAGGATGAGGAAACTGAAAAACGTGATGATGAACGTCCAACTTCCACCGAACTCAGCGATCCTGTCGGCAATCCGCTGCCCCAGCGTCAGTTCGCTCTCCAGTTCCGGTTCTATGTTCTCAGAAAGGATCTGATTTTCGTTGATGGCCTTCACCACCTGATTCTCCAATTTGTTCAGTTCCCGTTTCTCTTTGGTAATGATGAGTGCCAAATAGCGTTTCCGGTAGTTGTTCAGTTCAGAATTTGAGATGAAATGACCGGATTCGAAATCGGGATGGTCTTTCCGGATAAGCGCGATGATCGGCTTTTTGATCATATCGAATGCCGTGACATCTTCCACCGGAAGTGCCTTCTTAGAAACGTGGCAGGTTTCTTTTTCCATGAGCTGGATGATTACGTGAGTGCGATGATAACGCCAACGGTGATAAGCAGAAGGGTCACGATAGCAATGATCAGATTCTTCAGCCTATCTTTCTTTGCCTTTTGCCGGATCTCCTGTTTTATCTGTTGGAGTTCCTCTTCAGACACTTCTTTGAACTTCAATGGTCCGTGTTCGTGAATGAAGGTTTCCTGATGTTCTTTAAACCGTCCTTGGTGGGATTTTCGGAGCGAGCGGTTCGATTTGCTCCTGTTCATGGCATCTCTCGAAAATCCTCCTCCTCCTCCTGCCATTGTGCGGTCCGTTCAGCTTATCAGTTCCAGTAATGCGCCATTCGGTGTCATTCCGTCTCCACCTTCCGAGAATTCGGGTTTGATGGCGTTGACGAAATACATGTCAACGGCACCTTTGCCTTTGGCATCGCGCTTACCACGGTATTCGCAGTCAAAGTACTTCTTTATCATTTCGTGCGTAGTGCCGGATACGTTTACGCGTCCGGGTTCTGACGATGATTCCATGCGGCTTGCGGTATTCACCGTATCGCCCCAAATATCGTAGGCGAATTTCTTCATACCCACCACACCGGCCGTGAGTGGCCCCGTGTGAATGCCGATGCGTATCTCCAAAAACTCCTCATTGCGCGATTGTTTTTCCGCAGCCACCTGCTTCATGTACTCACGGATCTCCAATGCGGCCAGCGTAATGGCAATGGCATTGCTGTTGTTGCGGATGGGAACGCCACCTGCACACATGTAGGCATCGCCAATGGTCTTTATCTTCTCCAGATAGTATTTACCGATGATCTCATCGAACTTTACGAAATAGCGGTGCAGTTCGCTTACAAGATCCTCGGGTTTGGTCTTCTCTGCAAAGGCAGTAAATCCTTTAAAATCGGTGAACAGCACCGAAACCTGATTGTAATGCCGTGCTGTTGCCTTGCCGTTCTTCTGTAGTTCATCGGCCGTGTCCTTCGGTAGAATGTTCAGCAGCAACTCCTCGGTCTTCACTTTTTCCTCTTCCAGTTCAGCGGTGCGTTCGGCCACCTTTGCTTCCAGAATGCGCTGCGTTTCTTTCAGGCTGCGCTCGCGTATTTTGATGATGGTGAAAATGAGCAGCGTGAGAATGGCCACGTACAACACCAGAAAGTACCAGCGCAAGTACAGCGGCCTCGGTACTTTAAAGGCCAGCGTTTTTATCTCACTCATTTCTCCCAGAATGTTCCTTGCCCGAACTTCAAGGACATAATCTCCCGGTGGAATAATACCCGGATGGATCTCAGGGTCTTCAAGCCATTGACTCCAATTGTTGTACGGTCCCTTTATTCGGAACTGATATTTGGTCCCTTCCTTTTTAAGGTAAAAAGGGGCAGAAACATTGAAAACGAGTGCGTTGCCGTCCGTTTCGATCTTTGTGCTTTCCAACGAGAATGACTGGCCATTGGCATCCACCACCTGACGGATGTAAATGTTGAACTTATAGGCTGATGAGATGTTGGAGTTCTCTACGGAATAAATATCCGAGCTCTTATCGATAACGTAGATGTTACCGTCCTTGTCGGTACTGAGGTTGCGGATGTCTTCAAACAGTTCGAGGTAGGGCAGAAGCGGAATGAATCTTTCTCCATTGAGCACATGCCAACCCAAATTGGAGCGCACCCAAATGATGTCATGGTCGCCCAGAAGATATTCCAATCGGTCCGCCTGTGGAATTTCCGGTAGCGTGGCCGGAAGCACCGTGTCTGCATCGGACACATAATGGAACAGGGCAGAGGGCAACAGGAAATGGATCTTGCCATACGCATTGGTCACAAGTACCCGCTCGTTCAGTACATCAGGAAGTTTGACAAGTTTGGTTTCATTCGGTAGGTAATGATAGGCCCCGTTGTCTGTTCCTGCCCAAACAGAGCCTTCGGTATCTTCAATTACATTGTAGGCCACAAACCGAACAGAATCATTCAGCGCGTGCGATACCCACTTTCCACCTTCATTCTGTTTCAGCTCGTACACCCCGTTCAGCGAAGCGATCAATAGCCGCTTTTCGTCTGCTGATGCTGTGACGTAATTGATGTACATGCCCGGGGCCAGGTTGCTCGAACTCTCTCCTGTAATGTGATACAGCCCATTATTGGTGGCGGCAAATACCTGATCCTGAATGCTGATGAGCTGACGGCACTTGACATCAATGCCTTTCACTTTCTTGAAGAGATAGGAATTGCGCAACGTTTTCAGTTTCTGCTCCTGTGCGGCCACTTTCTTTGCCTGCGATTCCTGTTGCAGCACCTGCGGTTTGTTCCGCTGTCCGCCCGCACTACCCGGAGGCGCGGTCATGCCGCTTCCGGCCGGGCCTGTGGTCGGATTGGGGATCAATGACCTCATCGGATCCGGGCCGCTCTGTTTCTTCGGTTCAGGTTCGGAATCACTGCCGTTCGTGAAAATGTCTTCAATGATCTCTCCGGGAGTCATGTTCTTGCGCTCTTCCCTGCGCTGTTTCCGAATCTCTCGCTTCAGTTCACGGATCTCCTTACGGCTCAGTTCTTCCTTCACTTCAGAAGGATTTTCTTTGAAACGCTCAATGAGTTCGGCCGCTTCTTTCTCTTCGGTGTTCGAAACCTGAGATTCAGGTGGTACATAATTGGAAGCCTGATCCTCTTTCGCCTCCTGCTTCTTGCGCATCATTTCCTCCATCATGCGCTCTATTTCGGCTTGGCTTGTGGCCTGCTTCAGCACAAACACCCCATTTCCCGTGCCTACGTGCAAATGTCCGTTCACAAACAGGCTTGCTGTCAGGTTTCCTTCCAGTCCGGGATAGCCGCTGAAATTCTTTACGGGTTGCGCCAGGTCCACACGGCTCAGACCCGCTTCGTATGCCATCCAAAGTCCTTCATCCCGGTCTTTGCCAAGGCAGAAGATCTCATTGTCACGTGCGCCTGTGGTATAGTCGAACCGATACTTGATGTCGTTGGTGTTGATGTTGGCCACTATTGCGCCTCCCGCAAGCGTGGATATCGCCATCAGCGAATCGTTCAGCAGAAGCCCATCAGAAAGGAAATTATCTGAAACATATTTCCTCAAATGTTCCTTTACCGCGTGGAAAACTCCATCGGAGAAACGGTAGATCACATCACTGTCAAAACCGACATACGTTCCAACTGACGCTTCGAAACTGAAGAGCATCTGATCTTCCGCAACGCGTGTGTAATCACCGATCGGGTTGAGTTTCCCATCCTGCCATTCAAAAAGACCTTCCTGAAAGAAAAGGATGTACAGCTTGCTGTTGCTGATGAAGGCGCCACTGATCAGCTTTTCGGCAAACACGTACGTTTTGGCATTCTCCTTCTGTAGCGGACTGTACTGGTGTATCTCACTTTCTCCTACAAAGTAGATGTCATTGTCGGTGGCAATAATGTGCTGGATGGGCTGCTTTGAATTCAGTCCTTGGATGGACCTGACCTCATACGTTCCCGAATCCGAACGGATGATCTCCATGGCCCCGCTCTTGAGGCCAACGAAGGTCCGGTTGGAAAGCTCGTGCTGGAATATGCGGAGAACGGGCGAGGGTGTGGCGATGCGTTCCCACGTGGCACCATCATAACGCAGCACACCACGCGAAGTGGAGAAGAACATGGCCTCTTCGCTTTCCTGAATGATGCTACCGATCCGTGAATCGCTGTACTGCCGAGAAAGTTCCACTTCGGTCATGAAGGGAAGTCCATCCTGCCCGAAAGCAGTTTGTACAATTGCGAAAAACACAATACACAGAAGGGAAGCTGACCCGCGCATCGCCTCAAAAATAGCCAATGCTTTTGCATGGCCTGCGAATGTGCCAACTAATATCCTTCGGGCTATATTTGGGACGCGATGAAGCAAACGGTGCGTTTGGAATTCTTAGGAACAGGAACATCTCAAGGTGTGCCTGTGCTGGGCTGTCAATGTCCCGTCTGTACATCAGACGACCCGCGCGACCAACGGTTACGGTCGTCCGTCATTGTTTCGATAAACGGAATCAAGATTGTGATCGATACCGGACCGGATTTCCGTCAGCAGATGTTGCGTTCGGGCAATGTGGATTGCGATGCCGTGCTTTTTACCCACGAACACATGGACCATGTGGCAGGTTTGGACGACATCCGCGCCATCAATTTTCTGCAACGAAAGAACATGCCCTTGTATGGTTCCGAAGGCGTGGAAGAGGCGTTGCATCGCATCTATCATTACGCATTTGCCACCAATCCATATCCGGGTGCGCCCATCATACAGTTCAATCGAATTGGAGATGAGCCGTTTGACGTGCTTGGTGTGAATGTGATCCCCATTCGGGTGAAGCACGGGAAAATGCCAGTTTACGGTTTCCGTTTAGGTGATCTCACTTACATCACCGATGCCAAGTTTATAGATGAGGAGGAACGGGAAAAGATCCGTGGTTCGAAGATCGTGGTGGTGAATGCGCTGCGCATCAAGGAACATCATTCGCACATGAACTTGGAACAGGCCTTGGAGTTCATGGAAGACCTGAAACCCGAACACGGTTACTTCACGCACATCAGTCATCTGTTGGGAAATCATGCAATCATTGAGCAGGAATTGCCCGATAACATCCGTTTGGCCTACGATGGTCTGATCGTTGAGACCTGAAGAAACGGTTCCTCACTTCATCTGTTCACGACCTCACAACCATTCTTCTATCTTCGCGGCCTCGTTATGACGCACAAGCAGGAAGTAGAAAGAAGGCGCACATTCGCCATTATCAGTCACCCGGATGCGGGTAAGACCACATTGACCGAAAAGTTGCTGTTGTTCGGTGGTGCCATTCAGGTGGCGGGAGCCGTAAAGAGCAACAAGATCAAGAAAACCGCTACGTCCGACTTCTTGGAGATAGAGAAGCAGCGGGGTATCTCGGTGGCCACATCTGTTATGGGTTTCGAGTACAGAGACAAGAAGGTCAATATTCTTGATACGCCCGGACACCAGGATTTTGCAGAGGACACGTACCGCACGCTCACGGCTGTTGACAGCGTTATTGTGGTTATTGATGTGGCGAAAGGAGTTGAGGCACAGACGGAGAAATTGGCCGAGGTGTGCCGTATGCGAAATACGCCAGTCATCGTGTTCATCAACAAACTCGATAGAGAAGGAAAAGATGCTTTTGAGCTGCTTGATGAGGTGGAAGACAAGCTACAGATAAAGGTGCGCCCGATGAGTTGGCCTATTGGCATGGGGCAGCGTTTCAAAGGCGTGTACAACCTGTACGAGAACAATCTTTCGCTTTTCAGCGGAACGGACAAGCAGCGCAAAGAGGACACCGTTGATATCAAAGACCTTGATGATCCGTTGGTAGATAAGATGGTCGGGGAGGACGCGGCCAACACGCTTCGCGATGAGGTTGAACTGGTAGAAGGCGTTTACGAACCGCTCAATCTTCAAGATTACTTGGATGCAAAAGTTGCTCCTGTGTTCTTCGGTAGCGCGTTGAACATGTTCGGGGTGCGCGAGATGTTGGACTGCTTCATCGATATTGCGCCATCGCCACGCGGCATGGAAACCGAAGAACGTCATATCGACCCGTTGGATGAGAAGTTCACAGGCTTCGTGTTCAAGATCCATGCGAACATCGATCCGAATCACCGCAACCGAATTGCTTTCTTGCGTATTACATCAGGAACATTCGAACGCAACAAACCTTACACGCATGTGCGTTTGGGCAAGCCGTTGCGTTTCAGCAACCCGACCTCGTTCATGGCGCAGAAGAAAGAAGTGATCGATGAGGCATTTCCTGGTGATATTGTCGGTCTTCACGATCCAGGAAACTTCAAAATCGGAGATGCGCTTTCAGAAGGCGAGCCATTGCATTTCCTTGGTATTCCGAGCTTCTCGCCAGAGATGTTCCGCTACGTGGAGAATGCCGATCCGATGAAAACCAAGCAGTTTGCCAAAGGACTGGACATGCTGATGGACGAAGGCGTGGCGCAGCTGTTCACGCGCAAAACCAACAATCGTAAGATCATCGGTTGCGTGGGTGCGCTTCAGTTTGAGGTTATTGAGCATCGTTTGGAACACGAATACGGAGCCAAGTGCCGTTATGAGGCCGTCAGTCTGTACAAAGCCTGTTGGATCAGTTCTGATGATGAAAAGGAACTTGATAAATTCATTGACATGAAGATGAACGCGTTGGCCGAGGACAAGGACGGAAAACTGGTTTTCTTGGCAGACAGTGCTTGGGCATTGCAGATGGCGCAGGAGCAATATCCCAATATCGAGTTTCACTTCAAGAGCGAGTTTTGATCATTCCAACTCTTTGGCTTTGATGGTCTTGTAACCAAAAACGCCATCGCAGAGCGTGAGTTTCAGAACTGCGGTACGTCTTCTTACGGGCGAACCTTCCAAATTTCGAATTCGCCAGAAGTCTTTGTAAGCATCATCTTTCAGGCGAACCGTGTAGCCCTTTCCTTCAGCAGTAAATCCGATCACTTCATGGGTTTCCGTGTAACTATCGGTGCAGGTAGATGAATTGATGACGAAGAACAGCGCGGTAATGATCGGAGCCACCATGAAAACGTTGTAGTATAGGCCATCCAGCACGCTTAGCCCAAACCGTTGGCGTATAAGATAGGTGATCAAAAAACCGATCAGCCCGAACTCGATAAACAACTGACTGGCCTTCAGTAATGAGATTAACGTTATCTGAATGTAGAATACGATGGCAAATGCCGAAATGAAGAACAGCACCACCATCAGCATGTGCTGCGCCTCCGAAACCACATGAAACTGGAACGCATCCATCTTTTTGATGGAAACAGGCTTATTCTGTTTTTCGGTTGAGGGGAGGTTGGCCATTCGAATTTCCAACGCCTAAAGTAATGTGATATTGAACTCATTCGTTCTGTTTAAAAGTGCCAAATTTGCGGCATGACCAAGTACAAGTGGATATTGCTGGCTTTTGCTGCCATCTGGATAGGTGGGATGGTGGTGGTGTATCCGATGCTGAAAAAACAGCAGCGGCTCAAGGTGTTCCAACCAGCGGATGTCAATCCAAATTTGGTTGATACCGATATGCAGCGCACGGCAAGAGCGCACCGTATTGGCGAATTCAAGTTGATAGATCAAACGGGAGACACCGTTACCAATGCTGACTTTGATGGTCATATTTACGTAGCTGATTTCTTCTTTACCACGTGTCCGAGCATCTGTCCGAAGATGACGGCCAACCTCACCGAACTGGCCGAATTCTATAAAAATGACACGGACATCATGTTCCTGTCACATTCGGTAACGCCTCAAATTGATAGCGTGCCTGTGTTGGCAGCTTATGGAGAGGAACATGGTGCCGACCCCGCCAAGTGGAAGCTGACAACAGGCCTTAAAAAGCATATTTATGAGTTGGCGCGCAGAAGCTATTTTGCTGTGACCACTGAAGGCGATGGAGGCGAGGACGATTTCATCCACACGGAGAACTTCATTCTGGTGGATAAGGAGAGGAAGATCCGTGGATTTTATGATGGAACCTCCAAAGACGACATGGAACGCCTTAAAAAGGACGTGGAAATTCTGCGCTACGAATACGAGTAAACTGTAGACCAACAGCTGAAAACCCGGATCAGCTGCTCAATTGACTTTCTTGTTGTCTTTAAAGACTCCGGTTTCCTTCAAGGAACCATCGGGATTGTAAACCTTCACCGTGCCATTCAACATGTCATTGGTCCACGTTGCTTCCAGCCATGAACCATCTGGATTGGTGAGTTTCCCAGGGCCATTT encodes the following:
- a CDS encoding SCO family protein, encoding MVVVYPMLKKQQRLKVFQPADVNPNLVDTDMQRTARAHRIGEFKLIDQTGDTVTNADFDGHIYVADFFFTTCPSICPKMTANLTELAEFYKNDTDIMFLSHSVTPQIDSVPVLAAYGEEHGADPAKWKLTTGLKKHIYELARRSYFAVTTEGDGGEDDFIHTENFILVDKERKIRGFYDGTSKDDMERLKKDVEILRYEYE
- a CDS encoding DUF1003 domain-containing protein, which gives rise to MEKETCHVSKKALPVEDVTAFDMIKKPIIALIRKDHPDFESGHFISNSELNNYRKRYLALIITKEKRELNKLENQVVKAINENQILSENIEPELESELTLGQRIADRIAEFGGSWTFIITFFSFLILWMIINVLFLASKAFDPYPFILLNLILSCLAAIQAPIIMMSQNRQEQKDRMRSEHDFKVNLKAELEIRLLNEKIDHMIIHQNKRLLEIQDLQLDYLNQLVEYNNKRK
- a CDS encoding MBL fold metallo-hydrolase; amino-acid sequence: MRLEFLGTGTSQGVPVLGCQCPVCTSDDPRDQRLRSSVIVSINGIKIVIDTGPDFRQQMLRSGNVDCDAVLFTHEHMDHVAGLDDIRAINFLQRKNMPLYGSEGVEEALHRIYHYAFATNPYPGAPIIQFNRIGDEPFDVLGVNVIPIRVKHGKMPVYGFRLGDLTYITDAKFIDEEEREKIRGSKIVVVNALRIKEHHSHMNLEQALEFMEDLKPEHGYFTHISHLLGNHAIIEQELPDNIRLAYDGLIVET
- a CDS encoding peptide chain release factor 3, with the protein product MTHKQEVERRRTFAIISHPDAGKTTLTEKLLLFGGAIQVAGAVKSNKIKKTATSDFLEIEKQRGISVATSVMGFEYRDKKVNILDTPGHQDFAEDTYRTLTAVDSVIVVIDVAKGVEAQTEKLAEVCRMRNTPVIVFINKLDREGKDAFELLDEVEDKLQIKVRPMSWPIGMGQRFKGVYNLYENNLSLFSGTDKQRKEDTVDIKDLDDPLVDKMVGEDAANTLRDEVELVEGVYEPLNLQDYLDAKVAPVFFGSALNMFGVREMLDCFIDIAPSPRGMETEERHIDPLDEKFTGFVFKIHANIDPNHRNRIAFLRITSGTFERNKPYTHVRLGKPLRFSNPTSFMAQKKEVIDEAFPGDIVGLHDPGNFKIGDALSEGEPLHFLGIPSFSPEMFRYVENADPMKTKQFAKGLDMLMDEGVAQLFTRKTNNRKIIGCVGALQFEVIEHRLEHEYGAKCRYEAVSLYKACWISSDDEKELDKFIDMKMNALAEDKDGKLVFLADSAWALQMAQEQYPNIEFHFKSEF